In Armatimonadota bacterium, the following are encoded in one genomic region:
- the tuf gene encoding elongation factor Tu (EF-Tu; promotes GTP-dependent binding of aminoacyl-tRNA to the A-site of ribosomes during protein biosynthesis; when the tRNA anticodon matches the mRNA codon, GTP hydrolysis results; the inactive EF-Tu-GDP leaves the ribosome and release of GDP is promoted by elongation factor Ts; many prokaryotes have two copies of the gene encoding EF-Tu), translated as VLLRGVERKEVERGMVVAKPGSIKPHTKFKAEVYVLSKEEGGRHTPFFNGYRPQFYFRTTDVTGTITLPEGVEMVMPGDNVSLSAELIQPIAMEEGLRFAIREGGHTVGAGVISALIE; from the coding sequence AGTATTACTTCGTGGTGTAGAGCGGAAGGAGGTAGAGCGAGGCATGGTAGTAGCTAAGCCTGGTTCTATCAAGCCGCACACGAAGTTCAAGGCAGAGGTATACGTATTATCCAAGGAGGAAGGTGGGCGGCACACGCCATTTTTCAATGGTTATCGGCCGCAGTTTTACTTTAGGACGACAGATGTTACAGGCACCATCACGCTACCAGAGGGTGTAGAGATGGTAATGCCTGGAGACAACGTTTCGCTTTCAGCGGAGTTGATACAGCCGATTGCGATGGAAGAAGGTCTTCGGTTTGCGATTCGGGAAGGTGGCCACACTGTGGGCGCCGGTGTCATCTCCGCATTGATTGAGTAA
- the rpsJ gene encoding 30S ribosomal protein S10, with amino-acid sequence MRKEKVRIRLKAYDHRILDQSAERIVETARRTGARISGPVLLPTEKDIFCVIRGPNIDKESMEHFEMRTHKRLIDIIEPGPKTIDALMRLDLPSGVDIEIKL; translated from the coding sequence ATGCGTAAGGAAAAGGTCAGGATTCGGCTCAAGGCCTACGATCACAGAATACTTGACCAGTCTGCTGAAAGAATTGTGGAGACCGCGCGTCGTACAGGCGCTAGGATCTCGGGCCCGGTTCTTTTGCCAACTGAGAAGGATATTTTCTGTGTAATCAGAGGGCCTAATATTGACAAGGAATCAATGGAGCATTTTGAAATGCGAACCCATAAGCGGCTAATTGACATAATTGAGCCGGGTCCTAAGACCATTGATGCGCTAATGAGGCTGGACCTGCCGAGCGGGGTTGATATAGAGATTAAGTTGTAG
- the rplC gene encoding 50S ribosomal protein L3 — MISSILGRKIGMTQVFGDGDVVVPVTVIEAGPVVVTQIRTPEKEGYSAVQVGFGEIREKLVNKPLAGHFAKAGVSPKRYLRELHVEDTSDIQVGQEFKVDIFQPGDKVNVTGISKGKGFAGAVKRWHFHGGPMTHGSMIHRKPQSGGATDAARTFKGSRRPGRMGGEKVTTRNLTVVKVDPEKNLLLIKGAVPGANGGLVIVSKTS; from the coding sequence ATGATTAGTAGCATATTGGGCAGGAAAATCGGAATGACACAAGTTTTCGGCGACGGAGATGTCGTCGTTCCGGTTACTGTGATAGAAGCAGGTCCGGTTGTCGTAACACAAATACGAACGCCTGAAAAAGAAGGCTATAGCGCAGTTCAGGTTGGTTTTGGTGAAATCCGAGAAAAACTAGTAAACAAGCCGCTTGCTGGCCATTTTGCGAAGGCCGGGGTTTCACCAAAGCGCTATCTGCGAGAATTGCATGTCGAAGATACAAGCGACATACAAGTAGGGCAGGAATTCAAAGTTGATATCTTTCAGCCCGGAGACAAAGTGAACGTTACCGGTATTTCAAAGGGTAAAGGTTTTGCCGGCGCTGTTAAGCGATGGCATTTCCATGGCGGTCCAATGACCCATGGTTCAATGATACATCGCAAACCGCAGTCCGGTGGTGCAACGGACGCGGCAAGAACTTTCAAGGGTTCACGGAGGCCGGGTCGTATGGGTGGTGAAAAAGTCACTACCCGTAACCTGACTGTTGTCAAAGTTGACCCCGAAAAGAACTTGCTTCTCATTAAAGGAGCAGTTCCGGGTGCGAATGGCGGGCTTGTTATAGTATCTAAGACTTCATAA
- the rplD gene encoding 50S ribosomal protein L4 translates to MPEVAVLNTEGAEVGKINLAPEIFEVEPNESVVHAAVVAHLAKIRRGTADTKVRSEVSGGGAKPWRQKGTGRARQGSIRAPHWRHGGVVFGPHPRDYDLDMPKKVRRLAICSALSAKLAEGGIKVVEDIKLDEISTKKMVEILDALDGTGKTMLVLAEPDETIIKSARNIPSVAVRISPSISVYDILNADTLIFTKAALAKLQEAQIK, encoded by the coding sequence ATGCCTGAGGTAGCGGTGCTTAACACCGAAGGCGCCGAGGTAGGCAAAATAAACTTGGCACCTGAAATTTTCGAGGTTGAGCCAAACGAAAGCGTGGTGCACGCAGCAGTAGTTGCTCACCTTGCGAAAATTAGAAGGGGAACAGCGGATACAAAAGTACGTTCAGAGGTCAGCGGTGGAGGCGCAAAGCCTTGGCGACAGAAAGGTACTGGGCGTGCAAGGCAGGGGAGCATACGCGCACCTCATTGGCGGCATGGTGGCGTAGTGTTTGGTCCCCATCCTAGGGATTACGACCTTGATATGCCGAAAAAGGTACGAAGGCTGGCTATATGCTCGGCACTTTCTGCCAAATTGGCTGAAGGCGGGATCAAAGTAGTAGAGGATATTAAGTTAGATGAGATTAGCACAAAGAAAATGGTCGAAATTCTCGATGCTCTTGATGGCACAGGAAAAACCATGCTTGTGCTTGCAGAACCAGATGAGACAATCATAAAGTCAGCAAGGAATATTCCATCTGTAGCTGTGCGTATCTCGCCTTCAATTTCAGTGTACGACATTTTGAATGCTGATACTCTGATTTTTACTAAAGCCGCGCTCGCCAAGTTGCAGGAGGCTCAAATAAAATGA
- the rplW gene encoding 50S ribosomal protein L23, protein MKDPYQIIERPIVTEKSIAGTDQRKYTFRVNRRANKIEIARAIEQIFNVKVQDVNTIIVKGKKKRLGRYPEGKTPDWKKAIVTLKPGQKIEIFEGM, encoded by the coding sequence ATGAAAGATCCTTATCAGATAATTGAGCGCCCAATTGTAACGGAAAAAAGCATCGCTGGAACAGACCAGCGGAAGTATACATTTCGCGTCAACCGACGCGCAAACAAAATCGAGATAGCGAGAGCAATAGAGCAAATATTCAATGTCAAAGTTCAGGATGTGAATACAATAATCGTTAAAGGCAAGAAGAAAAGGCTTGGCCGCTATCCTGAGGGCAAAACGCCGGATTGGAAGAAAGCAATCGTTACATTGAAGCCAGGCCAAAAGATTGAAATTTTTGAAGGGATGTAA
- the rplB gene encoding 50S ribosomal protein L2 yields MPVKSFRPTSPGKRFQIVPTFEEITAKEPEKSLTRPLKKSGGRNSLGRVTARHRGGGHKRLYRVIDFKRDKEGIPGKVVSIEYDPNRSARIALVVYADGEKRYILAPLGLNVGDTVISSPTADIKPGNVLPLSNIPVGTIVHNVELTPGKGGQLVRSAGAGAQVMAKEGKYAHLRLPSGEVRLVLLTAKATIGQVGNVEHENISLGKAGKSRHLGIRPAVRGVAMTPRDHPHGGGEGKSPVGRKTPVSPWGKPALGRKTRHRKETDKFIIKRRK; encoded by the coding sequence ATGCCTGTTAAGAGTTTTAGACCAACATCGCCGGGCAAAAGATTTCAGATTGTGCCAACCTTTGAGGAAATAACGGCAAAAGAACCTGAGAAGTCGCTGACACGGCCGCTAAAGAAAAGTGGTGGGCGAAATTCGCTTGGCCGCGTCACGGCTCGCCATAGAGGCGGAGGACATAAGCGCCTTTATAGGGTGATAGACTTCAAGCGCGATAAGGAAGGCATACCAGGCAAGGTTGTTAGCATTGAGTATGACCCAAACCGGTCGGCACGCATAGCGCTAGTTGTCTACGCCGATGGCGAAAAGCGTTATATATTGGCGCCGCTGGGCTTGAACGTGGGAGACACCGTAATCTCAAGCCCAACTGCAGATATAAAACCTGGTAACGTTTTGCCGTTAAGCAATATTCCTGTTGGTACAATCGTTCATAATGTTGAGCTTACACCAGGCAAAGGTGGCCAACTCGTGCGTAGCGCAGGTGCTGGTGCACAAGTAATGGCAAAAGAAGGTAAATATGCACACCTGCGGCTACCATCGGGCGAAGTACGCCTAGTTTTGCTTACCGCTAAAGCCACAATCGGACAAGTAGGCAACGTCGAACATGAGAACATTTCGCTCGGTAAAGCAGGCAAATCGCGTCATCTAGGTATCAGACCGGCGGTTCGTGGTGTAGCCATGACGCCTAGAGATCACCCGCATGGTGGTGGCGAAGGCAAATCTCCAGTTGGGCGCAAGACACCCGTGAGCCCTTGGGGTAAGCCGGCTTTAGGGCGAAAAACTAGACATCGCAAAGAAACCGACAAGTTTATCATCAAGAGAAGGAAATAG
- the rpsS gene encoding 30S ribosomal protein S19, producing the protein MARSLKKGPYADPKLLKKIEEMNAKGEKRIIKTWSRRSTIFPSMIGHTIAVHDGRKHVPVFITENMVGHKLGEFAVTRTFRGHGGHTERSTALK; encoded by the coding sequence ATGGCGAGATCTTTAAAAAAGGGACCTTACGCTGATCCGAAGCTCTTGAAGAAAATTGAGGAAATGAATGCCAAGGGCGAAAAGCGGATTATCAAAACGTGGTCGCGTCGTTCTACGATCTTTCCTTCAATGATAGGACATACGATAGCAGTTCACGACGGACGAAAACATGTGCCAGTGTTCATTACTGAAAACATGGTGGGTCACAAACTAGGAGAGTTTGCGGTAACTAGGACATTTAGAGGACACGGTGGCCATACTGAAAGGTCAACAGCATTGAAGTAA
- the rplV gene encoding 50S ribosomal protein L22, producing MEARAVGRYLRVTPRKARYVLDSVRGMTANEALALLKFVPNEAARYISRLIESAIANAEHNYNLDRNALRLSRAYVDQGPSLKRIRPRAMGRAYRILKRTSHITVVLEEDESLKAAASKPPKQRRSPAQRVKKQAAETPAPQAQPEAQKKEQAEETTE from the coding sequence ATGGAGGCAAGAGCAGTAGGGCGCTACTTAAGAGTCACACCCAGAAAAGCTAGATATGTGTTGGATTCGGTACGGGGTATGACCGCAAACGAAGCCCTAGCATTGTTAAAATTTGTACCAAATGAAGCGGCGAGATACATATCTCGCTTAATTGAATCGGCTATTGCAAACGCCGAGCATAACTATAATCTTGACAGAAATGCCTTGCGGCTATCTCGTGCTTATGTTGACCAGGGGCCATCGCTGAAGCGCATTCGGCCAAGGGCAATGGGGCGAGCATACCGAATACTTAAGCGCACAAGCCATATTACTGTTGTTTTAGAGGAGGATGAGAGCCTGAAGGCAGCGGCTTCTAAGCCGCCCAAGCAGCGCAGAAGTCCTGCCCAGCGTGTGAAGAAACAGGCTGCAGAAACTCCTGCTCCGCAAGCTCAGCCGGAAGCCCAAAAGAAAGAGCAAGCCGAGGAGACAACGGAGTAG
- the rpsC gene encoding 30S ribosomal protein S3 — translation MGQKVHPIGFRIGVIRDWESKWYADKGYAANLLEDIQIRRYIKKKLFAAAISRIEIERAANRIKVTLHTARPGIIIGRGGKGVDELRLALEKMTGKQVHVSVQEIRRPELDAQLVAESIAAQIEKRVSYKRAMRQAVLRTMRMGAKGIKVTVSGRLAGAEMARSESDKQGKIPLQTLRADIDYGFTEARTTYGNIGVKVWIYRGDVLPGQKAETETTKTLETMPLSVGREEQRNEERVESRPRRGGKRSARSEEGE, via the coding sequence TTGGGTCAGAAAGTTCATCCAATAGGTTTTAGAATCGGTGTCATACGAGATTGGGAAAGCAAGTGGTATGCCGATAAGGGGTATGCGGCTAATCTGCTTGAGGATATTCAAATTCGCAGATACATAAAGAAGAAGCTATTCGCCGCTGCCATCTCAAGAATAGAAATCGAGCGTGCCGCTAATAGGATAAAGGTCACGCTGCACACAGCGAGGCCAGGGATTATTATCGGCCGCGGCGGTAAGGGCGTTGACGAGCTGAGGCTTGCACTCGAGAAGATGACAGGCAAACAGGTCCATGTGAGCGTTCAAGAAATCCGACGTCCTGAGCTAGATGCACAATTAGTAGCCGAAAGCATAGCCGCTCAAATTGAAAAGCGAGTCTCGTATAAGAGAGCAATGCGGCAAGCCGTGCTACGAACAATGAGAATGGGCGCAAAAGGTATAAAGGTCACAGTTTCAGGCAGACTTGCTGGTGCAGAAATGGCTCGAAGCGAATCAGACAAACAAGGCAAGATACCACTTCAAACCTTGCGTGCCGACATTGATTATGGTTTTACCGAGGCTAGAACCACCTATGGCAACATTGGTGTTAAGGTTTGGATATATCGGGGAGACGTCCTTCCTGGTCAAAAGGCTGAAACAGAGACGACTAAAACACTCGAAACCATGCCATTAAGCGTAGGAAGAGAAGAGCAAAGAAACGAAGAGCGTGTTGAGAGTCGTCCACGGCGCGGCGGCAAACGTTCTGCGCGTTCCGAAGAAGGAGAGTAG
- the rplP gene encoding 50S ribosomal protein L16, producing the protein MLMPKKVKHRKMQRGSLAGKAKGGTTLNFGEYGLQALESCWLTSNQIEAARIAMTRHIKRGGQIWIRVFPDKSVTKKPAETRMGSGKGAPEYWVAVVKPGRILFEMAGVSEELAKEAMRLASHKLPIATKFVTKKDYGEVYEAGTV; encoded by the coding sequence ATGTTAATGCCCAAAAAAGTCAAACATCGAAAAATGCAACGTGGTTCGTTGGCTGGCAAGGCAAAAGGTGGTACTACCTTAAACTTTGGTGAATATGGCCTTCAGGCTTTGGAATCTTGTTGGTTAACAAGCAACCAAATCGAGGCAGCCCGAATCGCGATGACCAGGCATATTAAAAGGGGCGGCCAGATCTGGATAAGAGTATTTCCAGATAAATCAGTAACAAAAAAGCCTGCGGAAACTCGAATGGGAAGTGGAAAAGGTGCACCTGAGTATTGGGTTGCAGTTGTCAAACCCGGGCGCATCTTATTTGAAATGGCAGGCGTGAGTGAAGAATTGGCAAAGGAAGCAATGAGATTGGCTTCCCACAAACTCCCAATTGCAACAAAATTTGTAACAAAGAAAGACTACGGAGAAGTTTATGAAGCGGGCACAGTATAG
- the rpmC gene encoding 50S ribosomal protein L29, protein MKRAQYRDQLRQSTEAELQRMLQDERRNLFLTRRDAATKQLENPMRIREIRKNIARILTILRERELKAEKGR, encoded by the coding sequence ATGAAGCGGGCACAGTATAGGGATCAACTTCGACAGAGCACTGAAGCTGAGTTGCAGCGCATGCTTCAAGATGAGAGGAGAAACCTCTTTTTGACAAGGCGTGATGCTGCTACAAAGCAATTGGAGAATCCCATGCGGATTAGAGAAATACGCAAGAATATCGCTCGCATACTGACAATTCTGCGAGAGCGAGAGCTCAAAGCCGAGAAAGGACGCTAG
- the rpsQ gene encoding 30S ribosomal protein S17, with translation MEKQRGRRKVRSGRVVSDKMDKTVVVAIESAIRHPLYGRIIRRTKKVKAHDETNECSVGDLVEIAETRPLSREKRWRVARILEKAK, from the coding sequence ATGGAAAAGCAGAGAGGTCGGCGCAAAGTAAGAAGCGGGCGTGTTGTAAGCGACAAGATGGATAAAACCGTCGTTGTTGCAATCGAGTCCGCAATTCGTCACCCCCTTTACGGACGCATAATTCGGCGAACGAAAAAGGTAAAAGCTCACGATGAGACAAATGAGTGTAGCGTTGGTGACCTTGTAGAAATAGCGGAGACTCGCCCGCTAAGTCGTGAAAAGCGCTGGAGAGTTGCACGAATTCTGGAGAAGGCAAAATGA
- the rplN gene encoding 50S ribosomal protein L14 codes for MIQPYTRLKSADNSGAREIMCIRVLKGSNNQFANVGDIIIGTVKSATPGAAVKKGDVVRAVVVRTKQPIRRPDGSYLRFDDNAAVVITNQNEPRGTRIFGPVARELREKNFMKIISLAPEVL; via the coding sequence ATGATTCAACCTTATACTCGCTTAAAATCAGCAGATAACTCGGGTGCGCGCGAGATTATGTGCATTCGAGTGCTCAAAGGTTCGAACAATCAGTTTGCAAATGTCGGCGACATAATAATCGGAACCGTAAAGTCGGCGACACCTGGGGCCGCCGTGAAGAAAGGCGATGTCGTCAGGGCAGTTGTTGTTAGGACGAAGCAACCAATACGTCGGCCAGATGGTTCGTATCTGCGATTTGACGACAATGCGGCTGTTGTTATTACAAACCAAAATGAGCCGCGTGGCACACGGATTTTTGGGCCGGTAGCCAGGGAGCTTCGAGAAAAGAACTTCATGAAAATTATATCCCTTGCTCCGGAAGTACTGTAG
- the rplX gene encoding 50S ribosomal protein L24, whose product MKIKKGDEVVVLAGKDKGARGKVIHTFPREGKVIVDGVNIVTRHQRPRRTTRATPQTQTGRIQKPAPLAVGKVMLICPRCGKPTRVGHTVAEDNKRVRACKKCGEIIDMV is encoded by the coding sequence ATCAAAATCAAAAAAGGCGACGAAGTTGTAGTTTTGGCTGGCAAAGATAAAGGCGCACGGGGAAAGGTTATCCATACCTTTCCAAGGGAAGGCAAAGTTATAGTCGACGGCGTCAACATTGTTACGAGGCATCAGCGGCCAAGAAGAACAACGCGAGCAACGCCGCAGACACAGACCGGTAGAATTCAAAAGCCTGCGCCACTAGCCGTGGGAAAGGTTATGCTCATCTGCCCTCGATGTGGTAAACCTACTCGCGTAGGACATACAGTTGCTGAAGATAACAAGCGAGTAAGAGCCTGCAAGAAGTGCGGCGAAATCATAGATATGGTATAA
- the rplE gene encoding 50S ribosomal protein L5 — MARLKEYYKKEVVPAMMKQFGYKNIMEVPRIEKIVINMGVGQAVQEPKLLDGAVQDLSLITGQRPVVTKAKKSIANFKIRAGMRIGAKVTLRGDRMYEFLDRLLNVVLPRVRDFGGVSPDSFDGRGNFALGLKEQLVFPEIDYDKIDRVRGMDIIIVTTAKTDEEARALLKLMGMPFRER; from the coding sequence ATGGCGCGTTTGAAAGAGTATTACAAAAAAGAAGTAGTGCCTGCCATGATGAAGCAGTTTGGATACAAGAACATCATGGAGGTTCCTAGGATAGAAAAAATAGTGATAAATATGGGTGTTGGGCAGGCTGTTCAGGAGCCAAAGCTGCTTGATGGGGCTGTTCAAGACCTTTCTCTAATTACAGGTCAGCGCCCCGTGGTTACAAAAGCAAAAAAATCCATAGCTAATTTCAAAATCCGGGCAGGAATGCGAATAGGGGCAAAGGTTACCCTTCGGGGCGACCGCATGTATGAGTTCCTGGACAGGCTGTTGAATGTCGTTCTCCCGAGGGTTCGAGACTTCGGCGGAGTTTCACCAGACTCGTTTGATGGACGCGGAAACTTTGCCTTAGGGCTAAAAGAACAATTGGTCTTCCCAGAGATAGACTATGACAAAATTGATAGAGTGCGAGGAATGGACATCATAATAGTAACAACTGCCAAAACAGACGAGGAAGCTCGCGCTTTATTAAAACTTATGGGAATGCCATTCAGGGAGCGTTAG